A window of the Liolophura sinensis isolate JHLJ2023 unplaced genomic scaffold, CUHK_Ljap_v2 scaffold_145, whole genome shotgun sequence genome harbors these coding sequences:
- the LOC135481484 gene encoding galactosylceramide sulfotransferase-like, whose product MRSETVSCYFSKATPSLTRSIIKGLWSDRDKQSAVFTLPPKVSASSFTTAPEKSHSNAHAKCKEKRHVIYVRIPKTGSSTMTYLIWRFGNSRGLRFLLPRPGFQDTQHKLTFRRFYLPNANKYCDLMANHVIYGYANFKRYFPADVVFVSLLREPMDQLYSTIYYLNYNIPGENKVKNYLLDPVKYEPKSGYRFFTHNPMMSYFGLAPSYFRNVDKIRQKIAEVDDRFAMVLILEKFDESLVLLKRKLCWTTNDILYMVQNENRKKPVVNITAQDKENLKNWSMADYTLYEHFLSKLQRSIETEGEDFQQELSLFRAIQRQFVEFCRSPNSNQTLRIASSKFSAKFKVPYRDCQWMATRGRHVLQDIRRQQSLTNFCNYE is encoded by the coding sequence ATGCGGTCAGAGACAGTTTCCTGCTACTTCTCCAAGGCGACACCGAGTTTAACACGCTCAATTATCAAGGGTCTTTGGTCTGATCGCGACAAACAGAGCGCAGTGTTTACTCTTCCCCCTAAAGTATCCGCGTCATCCTTCACAACAGCTCCTGAAAAGTCCCATAGCAACGCGCATGCCAAGTGTAAGGAAAAACGTCACGTGATATACGTCAGAATCCCCAAAACCGGAAGCAGCACGATGACCTATCTCATTTGGCGATTTGGAAATTCCAGAGGTCTCAGGTTTTTGCTTCCAAGGCCAGGTTTTCAAGACACCCAACACAAACTCACGTTCAGAAGGTTTTACTTACCAAATGCGAACAAATATTGCGATTTGATGGCCAATCACGTGATCTATGGTTACGCAAATTTCAAACGATATTTTCCTGCTGATGTTGTCTTCGTTTCTCTGTTACGAGAACCAATGGACCAGTTATATTCAACCATCTATTACCTGAACTATAACATTCCTGgagaaaacaaagtaaaaaattatttactcGACCCTGTAAAATATGAACCCAAATCTGGTTATCGATTCTTCACCCATAACCCAATGATGTCATATTTTGGCTTAGCTCCGAGTTATTTTCGAAATGTTGATAAAATCCGTCAAAAAATCGCAGAAGTTGATGACAGATTTGCAATGgtgttgattttggagaaatttGACGAGTCGCTGGTGTTACTCAAACGTAAACTCTGCTGGACgacaaatgatattttatatatggtCCAAAATGAGAACAGAAAAAAGCCAGTTGTAAATATTACTGCACAGGACAAAGAGAACCTAAAAAACTGGTCAATGGCGGACTACACTTTGTATGAACACTTTCTTAGTAAACTTCAACGATCCATTGAAACCGAAGGGGAAGACTTTCAACAGGAACTCTCATTGTTCCGTGCTATTCAACGACAATTCGTGGAATTTTGCCGAAGTCCAAACTCTAACCAGACGCTGAGAATTGCGTCTAGTAAATTTTCTGCGAAATTTAAAGTTCCATACAGGGATTGTCAGTGGATGGCAACACGTGGACGGCACGTGCTACAGGACATTCGACGTCAACAAAGTCTGACCAATTTTtgtaattatgaataa
- the LOC135481485 gene encoding monocarboxylate transporter 12-like, translated as MVLRDRAHDVDRGWAWLVMASAILAEIIIAVLVYSLGVIQIVLLDTFDEGLVKTSWVLSITTSLVNLTGPLVGFLTNMTSCRTSMMLGSLLIFIGCTASAFVTRLDHLYVTLSLMTGLGSGMVFAPSVVIIGFYFDKYLNVAIALVMTGGGIGMLVGAPLLGFFENVFGWRGMFLMLAGISANLFVSAMIIHPNSVERSHWGNRADHSDHPGAVTEKPLDDPPSGPESHWKKTIKTSLKVVLSLPMLLFCSSIFLWSITVSWVNMYLPSYVMFNGATMTQSALLFTVMGVCNIVSRLLTGFTVAFVDKFILYCASFAVIAVLTTGFPFVSPSLTLSMAFAGLMGLFTGGPYVVLTPMTKDLAGLAHLATAFGVEMMVSGTGYLIGPPVAALLTESSGSYLYSFVFAGISCACSAVLGFVLIKFKHPRIVAELEIYDPECKSPRHSRPSSVLYASQLSTPGGPSPYLEMRPRTVELLVPSAD; from the exons ATGGTCCTCCGGGACAGAGCGCATGACGTGGACCGCGGCTGGGCCTGGCTTGTCATGGCTTCGGCAATCCTTGCTGAAATCATCATTGCCGTGTTGGTGTACAGCTTAGGCGTCATACAGATCGTCCTGCTAGACACGTTCGACGAAGGACTGGTGAAGACATCCTGGGTTCTCAGTATAACAACTTCTCTAGTCAATTTAACAG GTCCGTTGGTTGGATTCTTGACAAACATGACCAGCTGTAGAACGTCCATGATGCTCGGTAGCCTCCTCATCTTCATCGGCTGTACAGCCAGTGCATTTGTCACAAGACTGGACCACCTGTACGTCACTCTCTCCTTAATGACAG GCCTTGGCTCTGGTATGGTATTTGCACCTTCTGTGGTGATAATAGGGTTTTACTTTGACAAGTACTTAAACGTGGCCATCGCCCTGGTCATGACTGGAGGAGGAATCGGTATGCTAGTTGGTGCCCCGCTGCTTGGATTCTTCGAGAACGTTTTCGGCTGGCGTGGAATGTTCCTGATGTTAGCTGGGATCAGCGCCAATCTGTTCGTGTCTGCCATGATTATTCATCCGAACAGCGTGGAAAGATCCCATTGGGGGAATCGTGCTGATCATTCCGACCACCCAGGAGCCGTCACGGAGAAACCTCTGGATGACCCCCCTTCTGGTCCGGAGTCTCACTGGAAGAAGACGATTAAAACTTCTCTGAAAGTCGTCCTCAGCCTGCCCATGCTTTTGTTTTGCAGCAGCATTTTCCTGTGGAGTATAACCGTTTCCTGGGTGAACATGTATTTACCCAGCTACGTCATGTTCAACGGAGCCACCATGACACAGTCTGCGCTTCTCTTCACAGTCATGGGCGTCTGTAACATTGTCTCGCGACTTCTCACTGGATTTACTGTAGCCTTCGTGGacaagtttattttatattgtgCTTCGTTTGCCGTAATAGCTGTCTTGACAACAGGCTTTCCCTTTGTTTCTCCCTCTTTAACGTTGTCCATGGCATTTGCTGGTCTAATGGGACTCTTTACCGGAGGACCTTACGTAGTGCTAACGCCAATGACGAAAGACTTAGCAGGACTGGCGCACCTTGCTACAGCCTTCGGCGTCGAGATGATGGTATCGGGAACTGGCTACTTGATAGGACCGCCCGTGGCAG CTCTCTTGACGGAGTCTTCAGGGTCTTACCTATACAGCTTTGTGTTTGCAG GTATCTCCTGTGCATGTAGCGCAGTCCTGGGTTTCGTTCTCATCAAGTTCAAGCACCCCAGGATCGTCGCGGAGTTAGAAATTTACGACCCGGAGTGTAAAAGCCCTCGCCATTCGCGGCCCAGCAGTGTGCTATACGCGAGCCAGTTGTCTACACCAGGAGGTCCGTCCCCTTACCTCGAAATGCGACCGAGAACTGTCGAACTGCTGGTTCCCAGCGCTGATTAA
- the LOC135481483 gene encoding galactosylceramide sulfotransferase-like has translation MASPRSMFLCLTACVFLLTVVMLWSKIILHLSIAVPPRSTKAVFKYHRPVLRKEGKLFSRPLLSTLSSTKALVPSPINAHAKCKEKRHVIYVRIPKTGSSTMTHLMWRFGNQRGLRFLLPRPGFEGSENKLSLNKFYLPNSRKYCDLMANHVIYDYANFKRYFPADVVYISLLREPMNQLYSTIYYLNFNIQGDNKVKNYLLKPEKYEPKSGSRSLTHNPMMSYFGLAPSYFRNVDKIRQKIAEIDEKFAMVLVLEKLDESLVLLKRKLCWTTNDILYMIKNKNWKKPVVNITDEDYKRLKNWSMADYILYEHFLGKLQRSIETEGEDFQQELSLFRSIKRQFKEFCQRGNSNQTLTIASSKFSASFKVPYRNCQRLASRGPLVLDDIRRQQKLKNFCNSK, from the coding sequence ATGGCCAGCCCACGTTCGATGTTCCTGTGCTTGACTGCGTGTGTGTTTCTCCTTACAGTAGTCATGCTCTGGTCAAAGATAATTCTACATCTCTCCATCGCGGTACCTCCGCGTTCTACAAAAGCAGTTTTCAAATACCACAGACCAGTCCTCAGGAAAGAGGGAAAACTCTTTTCTCGTCCTCTGTTGTCAACGTTATCCTCTACAAAAGCTCTTGTGCCGTCCCCTATCAACGCGCATGCCAAGTGTAAGGAAAAACGCCACGTGATCTACGTGAGAATCCCCAAAACCGGAAGCAGCACGATGACCCACCTCATGTGGCGTTTCGGAAATCAGAGAGGCCTCAGGTTTTTGCTTCCACGGCCTGGTTTCGAAGGGAGTGAAAACAAACTCTCGTTGAATAAGTTTTATTTACCAAACTCcagaaaatattgtgacttgATGGCTAATCACGTGATCTATGATTATGCAAATTTCAAGCGATATTTTCCTGCTGACGTTGTCTACATTTCTCTGTTACGAGAACCTATGAACCAGTTATATTCAACCATCTATTACCTGAACTTTAACATTCAGGGTGACAACAAAGTAAAGAATTATTTGCTCAAGCCTGAAAAGTATGAACCAAAGTCTGGTTCCCGATCTTTAACTCATAACCCAATGATGTCATACTTTGGCTTAGCTCCGAGTTACTTTCGAAATGTTGATAAAATCCGTCAAAAAATCGCAGAAATTGATGAGAAATTTGCAATGGTGCTGGTTTTAGAGAAACTGGACGAGTCGCTGGTGTTACTCAAACGTAAGCTCTGTTGGACGacaaatgatattttgtatatgataaaaaataaaaactggaaaaaaccAGTTGTCAATATTACCGACGAAGACTACAAAAGGTTAAAAAATTGGTCAATGGCGGACTACATTTTGTATGAGCACTTTCTTGGTAAACTTCAACGATCCATTGAAACCGAAGGGGAAGACTTTCAGCAAGAACTTTCCTTATTCCGTTCAATTAAAAGACAATTTAAGGAATTTTGTCAAAGGGGAAACTCTAACCAGACTTTGACAATTGCATCTAGCAAGTTTTCTGCATCATTCAAAGTTCCTTACAGGAATTGTCAAAGACTGGCCTCGCGTGGGCCGCTCGTCCTAGACGATATTCGACGCCaacaaaaactgaagaatttttgcaatagtaaatga